The window cttgacaagcaataaATTTCGCTAAtgatcaagtaatcatcaaaggtacgtccgcaatattatagtaattttatattatataaacattttatggaaaaataaaaatggaaccgatggtccgacccgcccgtcccgcgagttggaaccaccggaaccgaaaccgttcgcgacaggttccaaatggaaccggaaccgggtggaaccgtaACCGGATGGAAtcggaacggaaccggcccaacccggatcgtggccatgcctaacattgaccattgattattaactctaaatatatgaaaccatttatgtataaaatttaatttattaaaatttctattactttattagattaactaataagatgattgaatatgagtcaatcatacctctatattaAAATTGATTCAGGTTTATagcatttcgattaaaaatttgtttgggttaagtcggttttagccggatcaagttcgattttgagcatgattcgggtcggttaTGACtcgttcgggtaatctcggttaaccgTTATATGTCGATTATAAAAATCAGTTGCAATTCGGGTTCGATTTTAAGAATTTCGGTCATAAATCGGATCGGGCGCAACTTCGGTTCGGATAATGTCAGtttgataaacctaaaaaaacatattttttggtTGGTTAACTTTCGATCTCGGTTcaaattttcgggtcggatcacaTTGATTCCAAGGattaatatgtttcaaaaaacaatcatttgaaattgaatgtaCCTACGCTTGCGTATTAAACACCAATGAATGACACTTTGATCTCAAAACTTTTTTCTCTTGGCCGAAAGCTTCTTTAAACCCACCAAGCATCCGCCTTCCTCCCTTGTTTCACCCCATTTTGATGTTTCGAGGTAATCGCTCCTAATATTTTTCTACTGTAGATTCATTCACTTGTATGAATTTTCCTTCATAATTTATGCGTGTTTATGCCTAGGAATTATATTACGCTTCTTTTGATCATAGACTCAAGTGCAATTGTTCAGTCAATGCTTTTGAAGCTTAATgcagtttttttaattaattcgaCCCGTTAGTAGTGTAATTAGTTCAAGCGTTTGAAATCCAATGTGGGTTTGTTTGATTATTGACTACTTGAATTGGGTCTTTTAGAAACTTTGAAAATGTGCGTGGTCGATTCGTTTGATTCAattacatgtttttttttttttttttttgatttctctTTCATAAATTATGCCCTTTTAATGAATACAAATCCCCTTCATAAATTATGCCCTTTTAAGTGTAGTAGTTTGGTTGATATATTAAACCTTAATGCTgaatgttttgaattaatttgacTTACTAGTTATGTAATTAGTTGAAGTGTTTGAATTTACTTGTGGGTCTGTTTGATCAAATGATTACTTGAATTGTGTCTTCAAGAAATTTTGAAAATGTAGgtcttttcattttgattttgggtGTTTTGGTAAaattagttgaaaaataaattataattttggtTGGTGGGTGGAAGGTTCAATCTTGCTGAAAAAGCATTCCAAGGttaattgaaaatgataagaTAACTAATACTGAAGAAAGCTGATAATTTGATTAAGAAGTTATATGGAAGCTAGAAAAAAGATAGTTGGAAGGTAGAACTAATCATGGAGGTACATTCTTGACATATAGCTAATTCAAATTTGACAAGtttgataaaattgaaatttcaaaagaaaatcaagCTAGCTAATGGGCTTTTATTTAGGttttaatattatgaattaggAGTTGATATAGAAAATCTAGCGGAGTTGTGTTTAAGTGTTTGCCAAAGATACCTTTAGTTGAAGTGCTTGCCAAACTTACCAAAGTTGAAAGGTATTGAAGTGCTTGGTTAACATACTACATGATTCACCTTTGTTGATTCATTATGGAAGCTAGAATTAAGCTAGCTAAAgggcttttattttttttctttttttgtgatTTCATGTTTTCAATATATAATATTCTATCAGATGTGGTGGCAATGTATGGTAATATGTCTTTACATTAATCTATTCTTCTGTAGTTCTATTTAATTCAACGTAGGGTACAACTTATGAGTGTAAACACCTTTTGATTGTTGTTAGTATGCTGACATTGTTGAAGATATTTTGTTGCTATTGAGAAGGAAATAAAGAAGGATTGGATGATAAAATTATTGAGTTAGCTGGGCCATATGATTTCtgagtttaattttttgatgAACTGGATTTTGGAATTTGGTTAGATTCGGGCCAATGAAATGGCGCATTTTCGTTTATTTATATTCATAAGACTTATAATTAAGATGTTGCTTTTGGTTTAACAATTTGCACATTGTGTGATTGGTGGTTTTTGGTGGCTGGTGCTGCTAGTGGTGGTTTGGATACtatttataataacaattttttcCCCATATAAATGATGAACGATGCAACTGTTAAAGATAATTTATTGTTAGTTAAGTTAGTCTCAAAACTGCATTATGACATGTTTGGAAACCTATAATTCATTTCCAAATGCTGAAATGCCGAAATACTATGTTTggcaaataatttgaaaatctGGAATTGGGTTAATTCATAGGATTCAAATGATAATATAAAATGGGTTAAATATCAAATtcgaaaatttaaatttgtgtcATTTACAATTCGTGAATTTAAATACCCGAATTGCATCCCCCATTTTCAAAGAAATTCAACATTGCCAAACACTACCTTAAGTTGTTTGTGCTGCCTTACTTCTGCAACAGTTTATGTAAGCATCAACTGAGTGCTGACGTTTAGTGGCAATGTTGAGGGTGGAGCAGTTTCTCTTGAGGATAGCTCTGTTCGTTTTTGCATCTATTGTCTTCCTGAGCTATATCCATGAGGGGAGTGCTAGGAGAACAAGCAGTTTTATTCGATCCGAGTGGCCAGCAACCGATATAGCTCTTGATGATGAAGCATTTTCTGTTCCGAATGGTCAAAATGCACCTCAACAAGTAAGCACTCTTTTATCTCCAATAAAGATTGAAACACACATTGAAGTTCTCCATTTGAATACTTGATATTTTATCTGGGATGAGTAGCAACTTGTGTTTAACTAAACCAtgataaaagaaataagaagTATTGAACTAAATTCTATCATTTAAATATGTTGCATGCTCTGCACTTGTTTGTGTGCCCTGTGGGCTTACTAGTTTGTGGAACTTGCATGTAAACACGTTGAGGGAACACTGAAACTTGGAATGGCTGCGGATAAATGCAGAATTTCTTCTGGTTATGTACTATGTTGTAGATGGTGGGGGAACCTTTATTAATGTTTTCAAGAATGGCGAAGGATTAAAAGGGAAATAATAGTAGAGTAGATAATTTAAGAGTCTTCTTATTGAGTTCAGCTTGATCATTAAGAGGTGAAGTCCCATTTCTCTAATTTGACAAAATAAATGATGAGGGGTATCCATTGCTTAATTTGTGCTCTAGATGGTTGCGGAGTCCTAAAATGTGCAATTTATTCTAGAAGAGACACATACTAGATTTATAGTTGGTTGACTTATAGTCCTAAAGTATTTAGATATTTCATAGTGAGTTAGGATTTAGGAGGCTTGCATATTGGTCTAGGGTATGAGCATGGTGAAGCCTTCCATGGCTGAATAGAGTtgctaaaatcaaaatatttcaaCAATATAACTCCTCATTTGATAATTTGATAGTGAAAGTTGAAACCTTATGGAAATGTGAGTAGGGGTCTCAGAATTTTCCAGTTAGCATTGCACACATTAGTCATTAAGTGGGGCAAGTATTGAGAGGATTTGTGAAATTTGACCTtctaaacttaatttgtttgagCTGCAGGGCTAGACTGTCCCTATTTGCATGACTATGTTAACATATCTACATCCGTTTTTCCTACACTTTTAAACTGTTTAACTTGCGCAGTTATTTAGTGCTGGAGAATGCAATTATGCACCTTTAGATCTTATGTAATTTGAGTTTAGCTTTACAAATGGTGTCTATGGGGACAAGATTGAAGTTGTGTTAGGGTCAATCTATCTTATGTTTTTCATGACTCtgtatttgttgttttcataatCTTGGGAAACTATTCCTTTGCTTCATTGATCTTTACTTTGTGCTAAGCTCTCTATAGTAGATTGGGATTGGTTGCTGCTATACTGCCGTAATCTAAAACTAAGTCCATTGTCATACAGTTTCACCCTATTTCAACCTGTAAGCACTACAAGTAAAAAAATCTGTCATCTTGGTAAATTAGTAACCTTCTAGTGACAGTCCTTTTTAAACATTAAATATGCTAAACAAtcaaatttgattatttttgagaaatgaTGTTATGTGGCCTAAAGATCGTTGAATAAGAAATGAAATGTTTCTGAAGATCTAAACTCATAATTATACTATTGGTGCGATGGTGGCAGGTGCACATAACACAAGGTGACTATGATGGAAAAGCTGTTATAATCTCTTGGGTGACACCTGATAAACCAGGATCCAGTAAAGTACAATATGGAACATCAGAGGATGACTTTCAATTTACCGCAGAGGGGACTGTTTCAAATTACAGTTTTTACAAGTATAATTCTGGTTATATCCATCATTGTCTCATTGATGGTCTAGAGGTAATATTGATTGTTTGTGTCTAGCTAATTTAGTTGGAGACTTGCAGTTACTTCATTAGTTTACATTTGTTCCCCTTCACTTTTAACATATTGCTCACTTCGTTCTTTATTCTTCTTATGCAATCCAGTATGACAAAAAGTACTATTACAAGATTGGTAGTGATGATTCAGCTCGCAAATTTTGGTTTCAGACTCCTCCAAAGATTGATCCGAACTCCTCGTACAAATTTGGCATTATTGGTAATGTGTTGCTTTTCTGGTGATTTGTTTTTGGTTGTGCTGTTTGAAAAGTTAATTTTCTTCTAGCCTTGCGTTTTCAGATTTAAGCAGTAAGGTTCGATGATATAAACTGGTTTTTAGAACATTAAttacttttttgttttgaaaaagtTTGTTCTCAATGATTTACTATAGGAGCACAAATTTAACCTTTTAACCAAAACTGCAACTGCACGTGCAATACTACTGCCACTCCAAACACATAACATAATTTTATCGAAAATGATACAATTTCTTATGTCTTCTTTTCACTAGTATAGTAGTATGTCAAGAATACTATTGGTCTGAGAACGGAAATTTTTGCGTTGCTGACTACTTTTTTATTACTGGCAGTCTGGTGTTAGCTAACTCTTCCTAACGCGCCCCTTGGCTAATGAAGAAAAGATATGTCCATGAGAACTTCTAAAGAATTTCACATTCTTTTTGTTATGTTCCAGGTGATTTGGGTCAGACATATAACTCTCTTTCTACACTTGAGCATTACCTGCAGAGTGGGGCGCAAACCGTCCTATTTGTTGGGGATCTTTCTTATGCTGACATTTGTCATCGTAATGACATTGGAATGCGTTGGGACACATGGGGTCGTTTTGTTGAAAAAATAGCTGCATACCAGCCTTGGATTTGGTCTGCCGGAAATCATGAGATAGAATACATGCCCACCTTGGTAAACGTTTTCAATTTTCTGTTTTAATTATATCGCTCAGGTAGTTTTCAATATTTCACATGTTTTATTAGTCAATATTTGTTGACCATCGTATTTATTCTTGCCAAATGATTTTGGATTTAAAACTCACGCTTATACCAAGAATGAGGAATTAGCTGTAAGATAAAATTTTATAACCATACTCCCGAGAGTTGGATCCACTAGGCCTTTATGGTGCATTTATTGGGTGATGATCTCATTTGAAGCTGAAAATGTATCAACGAAAGATGTAGGGGTGGGGGTGTCTGTTTAATGGCTTTACAATTAACATAGAAAAATTCTAAACTCTGGCGACAAAAGTTTTAAATTGTTTAGAACCGTCCAACAGAGTGTCTGAGTCATTCCAAGTGCtgtaaaattcatacatgatTGACATATGTGTTCGTATATTTTGACTATAGAGTGTTCCTTTATCCAAACCCGCTTGCAAATCTTGTTGACAACCCTTATTAACCTTCTGATTTCTTTCCTTGGTGTTTGAAATATGTACCCTCATACAAATGGGTATATTCGCATAATTCATGATTGGATTCTACAGCTACTCTTCCCTTTTCATCTCACAAATTTAGACTGCATATAAAATATAGATCTCGTAAAATGTGATTGCTTAGGGAAGTTTGAGGTTAGCAATCATATAATCCTGTATTTATGCTTTGAATGGTGTATCCATATAAAGCATATCTCTTTCAAATACACATGAATCGGAAATTAATGCTTACgtattgattatattttatttctatGTCCAGGGAGAACTTATTCCTTTTAAATCATACCTTCAAAGATATGCGACACCTTATGCAGCTTCCCAAAGCAGTAGTCCTCTTTGGTACGCTGTCCGGCGTGCATCTGCTCATATAATAGTGCTCTCCAGCTATTCTCCTTTTGGTAAGCTTCTATCTAAACATATGCATTTACTCTGATTTCTGGGGAAAAGGGAATGTAATTTTCTATTAAAATGCGACATATTAAAATTTATccttgaattaaaaaaaaacccaaatgtTACAATTTTAGCAAATTGCCATGCACTCAAGTGTCTTGATTTTGTACGTTATAGTTCTGTAATGTTCTGTCTAAGTCCGTTAGGCAGTTTGATTTTGGGAAATGTCAGCTGAAAAGCTGTTCTTGCCTCATGCTCATAACATGCATGGAATTTTACGTAGGCATAGTAGAAAATATCGTAAATATTTGCAGCATTTACCTTCCtaatagaaattatgaaatGTGGAAGAAGGGATATTTTGAGTGTGTGGAAAATGAGAATTTCTCCAAAACATATATTTATGTTGGAAAAGGTATGTAATAACAGAGATTGCAAAGCCTTAGTCCCAAAAGATTAGGGACAACTACATGAACTGATAGCAGTTTCAATGGTCGGCCACATGAATCCTTCATATTCGTTTCGCTCTTGCTTTCTAACTCATCTTTAGTCTTCCTCGCCCTCCTTATAAATTTACCAAGGTCTAAATTTTTATCTTCCATGTTGCTTTGTCAATATTGTGTCGTTGCATCTCCTAATCGTCTTAAACAATTCTCGTTCATCTCCTCCTCAATATCTGCAACTCCTAAATCCTTTTTTATGCCTTTATATTGATTTCTATTCTTTAAATAATGTATGTTCTTCCATTTACGCATTTGTATTTTTGCTACTTT of the Amaranthus tricolor cultivar Red isolate AtriRed21 chromosome 6, ASM2621246v1, whole genome shotgun sequence genome contains:
- the LOC130816010 gene encoding bifunctional purple acid phosphatase 26-like isoform X2, which encodes MLRVEQFLLRIALFVFASIVFLSYIHEGSARRTSSFIRSEWPATDIALDDEAFSVPNGQNAPQQVHITQGDYDGKAVIISWVTPDKPGSSKVQYGTSEDDFQFTAEGTVSNYSFYKYNSGYIHHCLIDGLEYDKKYYYKIGSDDSARKFWFQTPPKIDPNSSYKFGIIGDLGQTYNSLSTLEHYLQSGAQTVLFVGDLSYADICHRNDIGMRWDTWGRFVEKIAAYQPWIWSAGNHEIEYMPTLGELIPFKSYLQRYATPYAASQSSSPLWYAVRRASAHIIVLSSYSPFVKYTPQWIWLKQELKRVDREKTPWLIVLTHVPIYSSNEAHFMEGESMRAVFEKWFVRHRVDVVFAGHVHAYERSYRISNIQYNVSTGERYPVPDKAAPVYITIGDGGNQEGLAGKFRDPQPEYSAFREASYGHATLEIKNRTHALYHWNRNDDGKKVPTDSIILLNQYWASSKRRRKLETPRSFRYL
- the LOC130816010 gene encoding bifunctional purple acid phosphatase 26-like isoform X1; protein product: MLRVEQFLLRIALFVFASIVFLSYIHEGSARRTSSFIRSEWPATDIALDDEAFSVPNGQNAPQQVHITQGDYDGKAVIISWVTPDKPGSSKVQYGTSEDDFQFTAEGTVSNYSFYKYNSGYIHHCLIDGLEYDKKYYYKIGSDDSARKFWFQTPPKIDPNSSYKFGIIGDLGQTYNSLSTLEHYLQSGAQTVLFVGDLSYADICHRNDIGMRWDTWGRFVEKIAAYQPWIWSAGNHEIEYMPTLGELIPFKSYLQRYATPYAASQSSSPLWYAVRRASAHIIVLSSYSPFVKYTPQWIWLKQELKRVDREKTPWLIVLTHVPIYSSNEAHFMEGESMRAVFEKWFVRHRVDVVFAGHVHAYERSYRISNIQYNVSTGERYPVPDKAAPVYITIGDGGNQEGLAGKFRDPQPEYSAFREASYGHATLEIKNRTHALYHWNRNDDGKKVPTDSIILLNQYWASSKRRRKLETPRSFRHSFELLCQISLELI